A window of Armatimonadia bacterium genomic DNA:
GGAGCGCATGGCACCGAAGTCAATCGGCACGCGGTCTGTTGGCTGGTGAGCCAGGGCAGTGAGCACTCGTTCCCGTGAGGTCATTGCAGTGACTCCTGAGGGCGAGGCTGTGAGTGTGTCTAGTCTGGCAGGCGTCCGGTGAAGCCCCACAGGTACCCTCGCTCAGCCCGGACGGTCACCAGCTTCCCCCTGAGGTCCTCGTCGGCAGCCTCGAAGATCATGAGCTTGTTGGTTCGTGTGCGACCGCGCAGCTTGCCGGGCGACTTCGGGTCAGGTCCCTCGACGAGGACCTCGAAGTCGCGACCCACTAGTGCCTCGTTGATATCGTGGCTGATGGTGTTCTGGACGGCCACCAGTCGCTCCAGCCGGTCCTGCTTGACGGCTTCCGGCACCTTGTCGGTGGCCAGGGCCGCTCGTGTCCCCGGACGGTCGCTGTACTTGAACATAAACGCCTGGTCGTAGCGGATCTCCTCAAAGGCCCGGAGGGTGTTGAGGAACTGCTCCTCAGTCTCTCCCGGGAAGCCCACCATGACGTCCGTGGTGATCGCCAGCCCGGGCATTCGTGAGCGTGCCGCCTCGACGAGCGACTTGTAGTGCGAGTAAGTGTACCCACGACCCATCCGGTGCAACACCTCATCGTCGCCGGCCTGGATCGGCAGGTGGAGGTGCTCGCAGAGGGGACCCAATTCGGCCATCGTGTCCAGGAGACGCTCGGAGAGGTCCTTGGGGTGCGAAGTGGTGAACCGCAGGCGAGCGAGGCCAGGTACCTCGGCAACCAGTCGCAGCAAGGAGGCGAAGTCGGTCTCGTCGAGGCCCTGGTAGCTGTTCACGTTCTGGCCCAGCAAGGTGATCTCGCGGTAGCCGTCGGCGACGGCCTGTTTGACCTCGCCAAGGACGGCCTCAGGTGCGCGGCTCTGCTC
This region includes:
- the miaB gene encoding tRNA (N6-isopentenyl adenosine(37)-C2)-methylthiotransferase MiaB; translated protein: MPQAGMSCPLAAPSPLLLCYNRRTMSDCYYLDTMGCQMNERDSETIAGLLESLGLHRTESMTDAKVVVLNTCAVREKPEHKVFSKLGDVRKLKQQRPDMVVVVAGCVAQIAHEEIRRRAPFVDVIVGPRNLSGLTEAIRRSTRPAQILANEDEVIPEALAVCRVPGVAAFVNVSYGCNNFCAYCIVPYARGREQSRAPEAVLGEVKQAVADGYREITLLGQNVNSYQGLDETDFASLLRLVAEVPGLARLRFTTSHPKDLSERLLDTMAELGPLCEHLHLPIQAGDDEVLHRMGRGYTYSHYKSLVEAARSRMPGLAITTDVMVGFPGETEEQFLNTLRAFEEIRYDQAFMFKYSDRPGTRAALATDKVPEAVKQDRLERLVAVQNTISHDINEALVGRDFEVLVEGPDPKSPGKLRGRTRTNKLMIFEAADEDLRGKLVTVRAERGYLWGFTGRLPD